ATCTTGTTTCCTTTGTTAAGAGAGCGTTACCCTCTAGTATTTTTAAATCGGAGAAATTTTATCCGATTTAACTTTTAGGCTTCTTATCGTTTTTTAAGTAGCAATTTTTTTTAAGTTTGGTTTACATATTGAAAATTTTTTATGACTCATAATAGCAGTTTAAAACTCATCTAAAAATTTTATAATTTTTTCACTTGGGCGCCCGATAATTGCCCTGCTACCTTTAATAATCACGGGTCGTTCAATAAGTTTTGGGTGTTTAACCATTGCTAAAATCAGCTTATCCTCATCAAGCTCATCTGCTAAATTTAGCTCTGTATATAACTCCTCTTTTGTTCTCATTAGCTCTCTTGCAGATACACCAAGCATTTTTAAAACTTCTCTAATTTGCACCTCATCAGGGGAGTCCTCCAGATACTTAACTACACTAGCCTCATATCCGCCGTTATTTAAAATCTCCATCGCCTCACGGGATTTTGAGCATTTTGGATTATGCCAAATTGTAATTTCACTCATTTTTTAACTCCTTTTATCTGATTTTACACACTCTATAACCTAGATCCTGAATCAAGTTCAGGATGACGGGGACTCGGAAATCTTGTCATTCCAAATCAAGTTCAGGATGACGGGGACTCGGAAATCTCGCCATTGACAAACTTGTACCACAAGGGTATTTCCTTTGGTCATTTGGAATCTAATATAAACCTACTACTTAGCTACTTTACACACACTCATAATCTTTTTCCAATCAAGATCAAAGTTCTTTTTAACATACACTTTATGATGAGGGACTGTGCATTTTGAGCAGTTTTGATGGATGACGCCTTTGCCTGCAAACTTCTCGCCGTTGTTTATTTCACATCGGCTTAGGATTTTAAACTCATTGTACTCTCCTAGCCCCTCATCGTTAAATCTGAAATTCGGGCATCCGCAAAGGTAGCAGTTTAATTTTTCCATCTCGTGGCATTTCTTGTTGTCTTTGTAAAGCGGACAAAAATCTATCTCCTCTTTTGCCATATTTTCATACTCAAAGTAATCGATTATCTGCTCTTTTGTGTAGCCGTTTGCGACAAGTTTATAAACAATTTTTTTATGTTTATCTGCATGTTTGTCAAACCATTCGTCATAACTCATAAAATCATTCCTCTTTTTTTACTCTCAAGCCTATCGTACATCGCTAACATGTTATAGTAGTCGTTATGGAGTGTTATATCTATGAACAACTCCTCTTTTTGGAGTATGCGTTGTGCGTATTCTACTCTTGCTTGCGTAAAAA
This region of Sulfurimonas sp. genomic DNA includes:
- the arsC gene encoding arsenate reductase (glutaredoxin) (This arsenate reductase requires both glutathione and glutaredoxin to convert arsenate to arsenite, after which the efflux transporter formed by ArsA and ArsB can extrude the arsenite from the cell, providing resistance.), encoding MSEITIWHNPKCSKSREAMEILNNGGYEASVVKYLEDSPDEVQIREVLKMLGVSARELMRTKEELYTELNLADELDEDKLILAMVKHPKLIERPVIIKGSRAIIGRPSEKIIKFLDEF